One genomic window of Polyangium aurulentum includes the following:
- a CDS encoding pentapeptide repeat-containing protein: MATPIIHGAKSFNAAGSFAGLDFLPDGESLVALVPGDGRTRLLRFRVQDGRLLDERTVADAWTGMAIFPDGDCLLWTREAIARLDAGDQFLWRIEAESGMAFRLVTVAQDGSLLAAYGSKSIAQLFDGRTGKRLHTVREPAGEIFAFAFSSDGSLFATGGEKGVVRLFDRETKNELAQRKSTKVLALAFSPDGQVLAGGHGQGDVRLWQIPSLKPVSSFRGASHRFFKDYGRGEEDLGPAGCRWLSFSPDGQGLLSQGNDNALRSWELDGSLQRRVTIPHRHPQDPAMALSRDGRWIAAGSTPAALSVWSSSGEPVSDERSFTSAHAIALTPSEVVLASDWAYSSWHRKDGTAKERARNGFPSAVVALRTGDVLVFDVNTVSLSSDVTKPGKELFKLDGSPRPGTMRLSRDGKVVAFPVDTSVELWDWERGVRVGEIPHEVKVHACAFGHDDTWIVSVSDTIQMWRLDDSEQPVWTVRLKKDPAICGGVAVSPVGWIAVSIDHDISNHYTDSALVFIDPRSGTVTATLRHPGARLGQVAFVDATRAVVVDSSGRLLMADAEKGCWLDRPEPSAEDVNLPDLEIFPLAVSEDGSEVAHVDAWQNIRVVRVEPQGARSDRPLDIGTKKKTAAESKPAGMFEQRLAGAKFLFVGNFNSSEYALRTKREFREETVRELGGTVAKTPKGITHFVAARKPYTKHSPTAAEIEVDERIARGEKIIKLSEKKMIELLLPTFEEARAMLGGEIEEGIERWNRWRSRYRTLDGGFMHLPGIDLAGIDLRKANLMVMHFEEANLSGACLAGVDLYDCVFRGANLRGANLDGARCGRVNFTGADLREAKLGADLGGAVFDGADLRGADLRNAQLQYAKLEGAKLDGAKLPGSFRKE; encoded by the coding sequence GTGGCAACCCCCATCATTCATGGCGCGAAGAGCTTCAACGCTGCAGGCTCTTTCGCAGGGCTCGATTTCCTACCCGATGGCGAATCGCTGGTCGCGCTCGTTCCAGGCGATGGCCGGACGCGACTCCTTCGCTTTCGCGTCCAGGATGGTCGGCTTCTCGACGAGCGAACGGTCGCCGACGCTTGGACGGGGATGGCCATTTTCCCGGATGGTGATTGCTTGCTGTGGACGCGGGAGGCGATCGCGCGCCTCGACGCCGGCGATCAGTTCCTGTGGCGGATCGAGGCCGAATCGGGCATGGCGTTCCGCCTCGTGACGGTAGCGCAGGATGGCTCGCTCTTGGCGGCCTACGGCAGCAAGTCGATCGCGCAACTCTTCGATGGCCGCACCGGGAAACGCCTGCACACGGTGCGCGAACCGGCAGGGGAGATCTTTGCCTTCGCGTTCTCCTCGGATGGATCACTGTTCGCGACGGGCGGTGAAAAGGGCGTGGTGCGGCTCTTCGATCGCGAGACGAAGAATGAGCTGGCGCAACGGAAGAGCACGAAGGTGCTCGCGCTGGCCTTCTCGCCGGACGGGCAGGTCCTGGCGGGCGGCCATGGTCAGGGCGACGTTCGGCTATGGCAAATCCCCTCGTTGAAGCCCGTATCGAGCTTCCGAGGAGCCTCCCACAGATTTTTCAAGGACTATGGGCGAGGCGAGGAGGACCTCGGTCCCGCCGGCTGCCGCTGGTTATCCTTCTCCCCGGATGGCCAGGGCCTCCTGTCGCAGGGCAATGACAACGCTCTGCGCTCGTGGGAGCTCGACGGGTCGCTGCAGCGCCGGGTCACCATCCCGCATCGCCATCCGCAGGATCCTGCAATGGCGCTGTCCCGCGACGGGCGCTGGATCGCCGCCGGCTCGACCCCTGCGGCGCTCAGCGTGTGGAGCTCCTCCGGCGAGCCCGTCAGCGACGAGAGGAGCTTCACCTCCGCGCACGCAATCGCGCTGACCCCCAGCGAGGTCGTCCTTGCCAGCGACTGGGCGTATTCGTCATGGCATCGAAAAGATGGGACTGCGAAGGAGAGGGCGCGGAACGGCTTCCCCTCCGCCGTGGTTGCCCTCCGAACGGGCGACGTGCTCGTCTTCGACGTGAATACGGTCTCCCTGTCGAGCGACGTGACGAAGCCGGGCAAGGAGCTTTTCAAGCTCGACGGGAGCCCGCGTCCTGGCACGATGAGGCTTTCGCGCGACGGGAAGGTGGTCGCCTTCCCCGTCGACACGAGCGTCGAATTGTGGGACTGGGAGCGCGGCGTTCGCGTCGGCGAGATTCCGCATGAAGTGAAGGTCCACGCCTGCGCTTTCGGGCACGACGACACGTGGATCGTCTCGGTGTCCGACACCATCCAGATGTGGCGTCTCGACGATTCCGAACAGCCTGTGTGGACGGTGCGGTTGAAAAAGGATCCGGCGATTTGCGGGGGCGTGGCGGTCTCCCCCGTCGGATGGATTGCCGTGAGCATCGATCACGACATCAGCAACCACTACACCGATAGCGCGCTGGTGTTCATCGACCCGCGCTCTGGCACCGTCACGGCGACGCTCCGGCACCCGGGCGCGCGGCTCGGACAGGTGGCCTTCGTCGACGCGACGCGCGCGGTGGTGGTCGATTCGTCGGGCAGGCTTCTCATGGCCGACGCGGAAAAGGGATGCTGGCTCGATCGACCCGAGCCATCGGCAGAGGACGTGAATCTGCCCGACCTCGAGATCTTCCCCCTCGCCGTCTCGGAGGATGGAAGCGAGGTCGCGCACGTGGACGCGTGGCAGAACATACGCGTGGTGCGGGTCGAGCCGCAAGGCGCCCGCAGCGACCGACCCTTGGATATCGGCACCAAGAAGAAGACGGCGGCGGAGAGCAAGCCGGCGGGAATGTTCGAGCAGAGGCTCGCCGGCGCGAAGTTCCTCTTCGTGGGTAACTTCAACAGCTCCGAGTATGCCCTTCGCACGAAGCGCGAGTTCCGCGAAGAGACCGTGCGCGAGCTCGGCGGGACGGTGGCGAAGACGCCGAAGGGGATCACCCACTTCGTGGCGGCGCGCAAGCCGTACACCAAGCACAGCCCTACAGCGGCGGAGATCGAGGTCGACGAGCGCATTGCCAGGGGGGAGAAGATCATCAAGCTGAGCGAAAAAAAGATGATCGAGCTCCTGCTGCCCACGTTCGAGGAGGCGCGTGCGATGCTGGGCGGCGAGATCGAAGAGGGCATCGAGCGCTGGAACAGATGGCGTTCGCGCTACCGGACTCTCGACGGAGGCTTCATGCATCTCCCAGGCATCGATCTGGCGGGGATCGACCTCCGGAAAGCCAACCTCATGGTGATGCACTTCGAAGAGGCAAACCTCTCCGGCGCATGTCTGGCCGGCGTCGATCTCTATGATTGCGTATTTCGTGGCGCCAACCTCAGGGGCGCGAATCTGGACGGAGCCAGGTGCGGCCGCGTGAATTTCACGGGGGCCGACCTGCGCGAGGCGAAGCTCGGGGCCGACCTGGGGGGGGCGGTCTTCGATGGCGCAGATCTGCGCGGGGCCGATCTCCGCAATGCGCAGCTCCAGTACGCGAAGCTGGAGGGCGCAAAGCTCGATGGAGCAAAGCTCCCCGGGTCCTTCCGCAAGGAGTGA
- a CDS encoding VOC family protein: MVSKGSTKIFPHLWYAKEAEEAARYYASIFPDSRVDHVTELRSETPSGPPGSVKVVDFTLFGQRFQAISAGPHHEFNDAISMVVACDDQAELDRYWNALLEGGGRPQACGWLIDRFGLRWQIVPAVFDQMMRDADPARSKRVTDAMLKMVKLDIAALEEAYRS; encoded by the coding sequence ATGGTCTCGAAGGGCAGCACGAAGATATTCCCGCATCTCTGGTACGCCAAGGAAGCTGAGGAGGCCGCGAGGTATTACGCCTCGATCTTCCCGGATTCACGGGTCGACCACGTCACCGAGCTCCGGAGCGAGACGCCCAGCGGGCCGCCGGGATCCGTGAAGGTCGTGGATTTCACGCTCTTCGGACAGCGCTTCCAGGCGATCAGCGCCGGGCCGCACCACGAGTTCAACGACGCCATTTCCATGGTCGTGGCGTGCGACGACCAGGCGGAGCTCGACCGCTATTGGAATGCGCTCCTCGAGGGGGGTGGCCGGCCGCAAGCATGCGGCTGGCTCATCGATCGCTTCGGCCTGAGGTGGCAGATCGTGCCCGCTGTGTTCGACCAGATGATGCGCGATGCCGATCCGGCCCGGTCGAAGAGGGTGACGGACGCGATGCTGAAGATGGTCAAGCTGGACATCGCGGCGCTCGAAGAGGCCTACCGCTCGTAG
- a CDS encoding SDR family oxidoreductase: protein MRVFITGATGFIGSAVVEELIGAGHQVIGLARSDAGAKQLTAAGAGVQRGSLEDLDSLERGAAESDGVIHLAFNHDFTDFAASCAKDEAAIEALGGVLVGSNRPLVVSSGVLGLAQGRPGTEEDVPALVYPRRSEETGLSFASKGVRASVIRLSPSVHGDGDHGFVPQLINGARAKGFSSYIGDGKNRWPAVHRLDAARLYRLALEKGTAGGRYHGVADEGVPIRDIAEIIGKRLGVPAVSKSAEEVVGALGFVGQVLAMDAPSSSKLTQERLGWRPTQPGLIADLERGTYFDAK from the coding sequence ATGCGAGTTTTCATCACCGGCGCTACGGGGTTCATCGGTTCTGCCGTCGTCGAAGAGCTCATCGGCGCGGGCCACCAGGTCATCGGCCTCGCGCGCTCCGATGCGGGCGCCAAGCAGCTCACGGCCGCGGGCGCCGGCGTGCAGCGGGGCTCTCTCGAGGACCTCGACAGCCTCGAGCGCGGAGCCGCGGAATCGGATGGCGTCATTCACCTCGCCTTCAATCACGACTTCACGGACTTCGCGGCAAGCTGCGCGAAGGACGAGGCCGCGATCGAGGCGCTCGGCGGCGTGCTCGTGGGCTCGAACCGCCCCCTCGTCGTCTCGTCCGGCGTGCTCGGCCTCGCGCAAGGCCGTCCCGGGACCGAAGAGGACGTGCCCGCCCTCGTCTACCCGCGCAGATCGGAAGAGACAGGCCTCTCATTCGCGTCGAAGGGCGTGCGCGCGTCGGTCATCCGCCTCTCGCCGTCGGTCCACGGCGACGGCGATCACGGCTTCGTTCCGCAGCTGATCAACGGCGCGCGCGCCAAGGGCTTTTCTTCGTACATCGGTGACGGCAAGAATCGCTGGCCGGCGGTGCACCGGCTCGACGCCGCCCGTCTCTACCGCCTGGCGCTCGAGAAGGGCACCGCGGGCGGCCGATATCACGGGGTCGCCGATGAGGGCGTTCCGATCCGCGACATTGCGGAGATCATCGGCAAGCGCTTGGGCGTGCCCGCCGTTTCGAAGTCCGCAGAGGAGGTCGTGGGGGCGCTGGGCTTCGTCGGTCAAGTGCTCGCGATGGACGCGCCGAGCTCGAGCAAGCTGACGCAGGAGCGTCTCGGATGGCGCCCGACCCAGCCCGGCCTCATCGCGGATCTCGAGAGGGGCACCTACTTCGACGCAAAGTGA
- a CDS encoding SDR family NAD(P)-dependent oxidoreductase, with amino-acid sequence MSERDFSDHVVVVTGASGGVGAAAAEELARRGASVVLAARRAGPLGEVAKRCGDQAHAVVADVTKRNDVQRIFDEAVAKFGRVDIWINNVGRGIGRPLLEITDDDVDEMIRDNMKSVLYGMQVVTPHFQARGTGAIVNVSSLLGRTPLPPRAAYSAAKAAMMSLSEAFRIELSGSHPNIRVVVVYPGRIATEFGQNALGQRMFDSGKLPAEVLAVLGGATQTAEEVAHVLCDAALSGRGDVYTQPNAFARVREYMEKQPG; translated from the coding sequence ATGAGCGAACGAGATTTTTCAGACCACGTCGTTGTTGTGACCGGGGCGAGCGGGGGTGTCGGGGCTGCCGCCGCCGAGGAGCTCGCGCGACGTGGCGCATCGGTCGTGCTGGCTGCGCGCCGCGCCGGCCCCCTCGGCGAAGTGGCCAAGCGCTGTGGGGATCAGGCCCACGCCGTCGTCGCTGACGTGACGAAGCGCAACGACGTGCAGCGCATCTTCGACGAGGCCGTCGCGAAGTTCGGTCGCGTCGACATTTGGATCAACAACGTGGGTCGAGGCATCGGCCGCCCCTTGCTCGAGATCACCGACGACGACGTCGACGAGATGATCCGCGACAACATGAAGTCGGTGCTCTACGGAATGCAGGTGGTGACGCCGCACTTCCAGGCCCGCGGCACGGGCGCGATCGTGAACGTGTCGTCGCTTCTCGGCCGCACCCCGCTACCTCCGCGCGCTGCATACTCCGCGGCAAAAGCAGCGATGATGTCGCTCTCGGAGGCGTTCCGCATCGAGCTTTCGGGCTCGCATCCCAACATCCGCGTGGTGGTCGTCTACCCCGGCCGGATCGCGACCGAATTCGGCCAGAACGCGCTGGGGCAGCGCATGTTCGATAGCGGGAAGCTTCCCGCCGAGGTCCTCGCTGTCCTCGGCGGCGCGACGCAGACGGCGGAGGAGGTCGCGCATGTGCTGTGCGACGCAGCCCTGAGCGGCCGCGGGGACGTCTACACGCAGCCGAACGCGTTCGCGCGCGTGCGGGAGTACATGGAGAAGCAGCCGGGCTGA
- a CDS encoding TetR/AcrR family transcriptional regulator, with product MKPPARAERPNKAQPAAARSVRADAQRNLDALLEAAKAVFGASGVDAPVREIAARAGVGVATVYRHFPRRSDLVAAVFRREVDACAAAAPALAREHEPFEALARWLRRYTSFIATKRGLAAALHSGDPAFDALPAYFRQHLEPTLQSLIDAAVTAGQIRDDIEPYELLRAVGNLCVATGEDGALHSRRMVDLLIDGLRFGAPGAGLAPKRQRRSR from the coding sequence GTGAAACCGCCCGCGAGAGCAGAGAGGCCCAACAAAGCGCAGCCGGCTGCCGCGCGCAGCGTGCGCGCCGACGCCCAGCGCAACCTCGACGCGCTCCTCGAGGCGGCGAAGGCCGTCTTCGGCGCCTCCGGTGTAGACGCGCCCGTGCGCGAGATCGCCGCGCGGGCGGGTGTCGGTGTCGCGACCGTTTACCGTCACTTCCCCCGGCGCTCCGACCTGGTCGCGGCCGTGTTTCGACGCGAAGTCGACGCATGCGCGGCCGCCGCCCCCGCGCTGGCACGCGAGCACGAGCCCTTCGAAGCGCTGGCGCGGTGGCTGCGGCGATACACCAGCTTCATCGCCACCAAACGCGGGCTCGCCGCGGCCCTGCACTCCGGCGACCCAGCGTTCGACGCTCTGCCTGCGTACTTTCGGCAGCACCTCGAGCCCACGCTCCAGTCGTTGATTGACGCCGCGGTGACCGCCGGTCAGATTCGAGACGACATCGAGCCATACGAGCTCTTGCGAGCGGTCGGAAACCTATGCGTCGCCACCGGCGAGGACGGCGCGCTCCACAGTCGGCGCATGGTCGACCTGCTCATCGATGGACTGCGCTTCGGCGCGCCCGGAGCGGGTCTCGCGCCGAAAAGACAGCGCCGCTCGCGCTGA
- a CDS encoding beta-propeller fold lactonase family protein: MLCAITCATTMMAATGEAMAAMPSYTLFESGQVRPLALSPSGKRLFAINTPDNRLEIFDVKKAGLEHTASVPVGLEPVAVAARSEDEVWVVNHLSDSVSVVEISPGGHSGAVVRTLLVGDEPRDIVFAGPGKARAFITAAHRGQNAPFDPQLTTPGVGRADVWVFDANNAGASLGGNPLAIVNLFSDTPRALAVTPDGSRVYAAAFQSGNKTTIVNHVTVPDGGEAVGGVPGPNTSADGTPAPEVGIIVKHDGQHWVDVLGRTWDNEVRFSLPDKDVFVIDANASVPAQLPGSAGFYAGVGTILFNMAVNPVSGKVYITNTEARNDLRFEGAGNFAGETLRGHLHESRVSVLSSAGVLPRHLNKHIDYNAAPAATPGAVNDKSLAQPLGMAVSSNGKTLYVAAYGSSKVGVFDTAALESDSFVPSAASHIALSGGGPTGMVLDEARGRMYVLTRFDNAISVVSTTQKQEIAHLPMFNPEPKEIVEGRPFLYDARLSSSNGEASCGSCHVFGHWDSLSWDLGNPDGTVLNNPSPVVPLLPGIPGDPLLGLNPDFHPMKGPMVTQSLRGMENHGPMHWRGDRTGGNDETSAQPEDGSFDEHAGFTKFNGAFVDLLGRTSQLSPADMDRFADFILRVVYPPNPIRNLDNSLTPAQQAGHDFFKTAVITPMGSCSSCHAVNVEANPSEGFFQGFFGTDGRSALAPETQVFKVPHLRNMYEKVGMFGTLQPIGSLPQDSFQGDQIRGFGFNHDGSIPTLFQFASTFEQSDLNPFGLPPGESSAQIKKDVTEYQLAIENNLAPIVGQQATLDATNGATVGARIDLLKARADVFECDLVAKGRIGFVPVGFVYAGGGQFLADRQSLPPFADATLRALVAASNGTLTYTCAPPGSGERIGVDRDLDGFLDGDEVAAGSDPADPESTP; encoded by the coding sequence ATGCTCTGTGCCATCACGTGTGCCACCACGATGATGGCCGCCACCGGGGAAGCGATGGCAGCCATGCCTTCGTATACCCTCTTCGAGAGCGGACAGGTGCGCCCGCTCGCACTCTCGCCGAGCGGCAAGCGGCTCTTCGCCATCAATACCCCGGACAACCGTCTCGAGATCTTCGACGTAAAGAAGGCGGGCCTCGAGCACACCGCCTCCGTGCCCGTCGGGCTCGAGCCCGTCGCGGTCGCGGCGCGCAGCGAGGACGAGGTCTGGGTCGTCAATCACCTCTCCGATAGCGTGAGCGTGGTCGAGATCTCTCCGGGCGGCCACAGCGGCGCGGTCGTGCGCACGCTCCTCGTCGGCGACGAGCCGCGCGACATCGTCTTCGCCGGCCCCGGGAAAGCCCGCGCCTTCATCACCGCCGCCCACCGCGGCCAGAATGCGCCCTTCGACCCCCAGCTCACCACGCCCGGCGTCGGCCGCGCCGACGTGTGGGTCTTCGACGCGAACAACGCCGGCGCCTCGCTGGGTGGCAATCCGTTGGCGATCGTCAATCTCTTCAGCGACACCCCGCGCGCGCTCGCCGTGACGCCCGACGGCTCCCGGGTCTACGCGGCCGCTTTCCAGTCGGGCAATAAAACGACGATCGTCAATCACGTCACGGTGCCCGATGGCGGAGAGGCCGTGGGGGGCGTGCCGGGGCCGAACACGAGCGCGGACGGGACCCCGGCGCCCGAGGTCGGGATCATCGTCAAGCACGACGGCCAGCACTGGGTGGACGTCCTCGGACGCACCTGGGACAACGAGGTTCGATTCTCGTTGCCGGACAAGGACGTCTTCGTCATCGACGCCAACGCGAGCGTGCCGGCGCAGCTTCCCGGCTCGGCCGGTTTTTACGCCGGCGTGGGCACGATCCTCTTCAACATGGCCGTCAATCCCGTCAGCGGAAAGGTCTACATCACCAACACCGAGGCCCGCAATGATCTGCGCTTCGAGGGCGCGGGCAATTTCGCCGGCGAGACCTTGCGGGGCCACCTCCACGAGAGCCGTGTCAGCGTGCTGAGTTCGGCGGGCGTTCTGCCGCGGCATCTCAACAAGCACATCGATTACAATGCCGCGCCGGCCGCGACGCCCGGGGCGGTGAACGACAAGAGCCTCGCGCAGCCGCTCGGCATGGCCGTGAGCAGCAATGGAAAGACCCTCTACGTCGCCGCCTACGGGTCGAGCAAGGTCGGCGTCTTCGATACGGCCGCGCTCGAGAGCGATTCTTTCGTGCCCAGCGCGGCGAGCCACATCGCGCTTTCTGGCGGCGGCCCCACGGGCATGGTGCTCGACGAGGCGCGTGGGCGCATGTACGTGCTCACCCGCTTCGACAATGCGATCTCCGTGGTGAGCACCACCCAGAAGCAGGAGATCGCGCACCTGCCGATGTTCAACCCAGAGCCGAAGGAGATCGTCGAGGGGCGGCCGTTCCTCTACGACGCGCGCCTGTCGTCGAGCAATGGCGAGGCGTCCTGCGGGAGCTGCCACGTCTTCGGCCACTGGGATAGCCTCTCCTGGGATCTCGGCAACCCCGACGGCACGGTGCTGAACAATCCGAGCCCGGTCGTCCCCCTGCTGCCCGGAATCCCCGGCGATCCCCTCCTCGGCCTGAATCCCGATTTCCACCCGATGAAGGGCCCGATGGTCACGCAGAGCCTGCGCGGAATGGAGAACCACGGGCCGATGCACTGGCGCGGCGATCGCACCGGCGGCAATGACGAGACGAGCGCGCAGCCCGAGGACGGCTCGTTCGACGAGCACGCCGGGTTCACGAAGTTCAACGGCGCGTTCGTCGACCTGCTGGGGCGCACCTCCCAGCTAAGCCCGGCCGACATGGACAGGTTCGCTGATTTCATCCTGCGGGTCGTCTATCCGCCGAACCCGATCCGGAACCTCGACAACTCGCTCACGCCGGCGCAGCAAGCGGGCCACGATTTCTTCAAGACCGCGGTGATCACGCCCATGGGCTCGTGCTCGTCGTGCCACGCCGTCAATGTCGAAGCGAACCCGAGCGAGGGCTTCTTCCAGGGCTTCTTCGGGACCGACGGCCGCTCGGCCCTTGCCCCCGAGACGCAGGTCTTCAAGGTCCCGCACCTGCGGAACATGTACGAGAAGGTCGGGATGTTCGGCACGCTCCAGCCCATCGGCAGCCTGCCGCAGGATTCGTTCCAGGGCGACCAGATCCGCGGCTTCGGGTTCAATCACGACGGGTCGATCCCGACGCTCTTCCAGTTCGCGAGCACCTTCGAGCAGAGCGACCTCAATCCCTTCGGACTGCCGCCCGGCGAGAGCAGCGCGCAGATCAAGAAGGACGTCACGGAGTACCAGCTCGCCATCGAGAACAACCTCGCGCCCATCGTGGGGCAACAGGCGACCCTCGACGCGACCAATGGAGCCACCGTGGGGGCGCGCATCGATCTCTTGAAGGCGCGGGCCGACGTGTTCGAGTGCGACCTCGTGGCGAAGGGCCGGATCGGGTTCGTCCCCGTGGGCTTCGTCTATGCGGGGGGCGGACAGTTCCTTGCCGATCGGCAATCGCTGCCGCCCTTCGCCGATGCCACCCTGCGCGCGCTCGTCGCGGCCTCGAACGGCACGCTGACCTATACCTGCGCGCCTCCTGGCTCGGGGGAGCGAATCGGGGTGGACCGCGATCTCGACGGATTCCTCGACGGTGACGAGGTCGCGGCGGGCAGCGATCCGGCGGACCCGGAGAGCACGCCCTGA
- a CDS encoding hydroxymethylglutaryl-CoA synthase yields MNAPHVGIDAIALSVPRGYVDLAELAEARGVPPEKYLNGIGTRRMAIAGPDEDPVTLAVNAARRLFERSGASPADIGLCIVGTETAVDHSKPVAAFLHGLLGLPRACRVFEAKHACFGGTAGLLNAVDWIAAGSARGRAALVVCTDVARYPLGSSGEPTQGAGAVAMLVRQDPRLLGLEVGRTGAFARDVHDFWRPLHHKEALVDGHFSVQCYLDALAGAYDEWRRVGGEEGAPLARTCYHVPYGKMARKAHRHRRMMDGWTEQAADESFAVEVASSLVLPAQIGNVYTGSLYLALASLLDAEAKAIAGRRIGLFSYGSGCCAEFFAGTVKPEAAALVAQLEIAAPLADCERICVADYERLRAEDALTDRRPAPGSASARQTLEGRRAVYLGVDANERRVYADA; encoded by the coding sequence ATGAACGCACCCCACGTTGGTATCGATGCGATTGCGCTGAGCGTGCCTCGCGGCTACGTCGACCTCGCCGAGCTCGCAGAGGCACGAGGCGTCCCTCCGGAGAAGTACCTGAACGGGATCGGCACGCGCCGGATGGCGATCGCCGGCCCGGACGAGGATCCCGTGACGCTGGCGGTGAACGCCGCGCGCCGCCTCTTCGAGCGATCCGGCGCGAGCCCTGCCGACATCGGCCTGTGCATCGTCGGCACCGAGACGGCCGTCGATCACTCGAAGCCGGTGGCCGCATTCCTCCACGGCCTGCTCGGGCTGCCGCGCGCGTGCCGGGTCTTCGAGGCCAAACACGCTTGCTTCGGCGGGACGGCGGGGCTTTTGAATGCGGTCGACTGGATCGCCGCCGGCTCGGCGCGCGGCCGCGCGGCCCTCGTCGTCTGCACGGACGTCGCGCGCTATCCCCTCGGCTCGTCCGGCGAGCCCACGCAGGGGGCGGGCGCAGTCGCAATGCTCGTCCGGCAAGATCCGCGGCTGCTCGGGCTCGAGGTGGGCCGCACGGGCGCCTTTGCGCGCGACGTGCACGACTTCTGGCGACCGCTGCACCACAAAGAGGCGCTCGTCGACGGGCATTTCTCGGTGCAATGCTACCTCGACGCCCTGGCGGGCGCTTACGACGAGTGGCGCCGCGTGGGGGGCGAGGAGGGCGCGCCGCTCGCGCGGACCTGCTATCACGTCCCTTACGGCAAGATGGCCCGCAAGGCCCACAGACATCGGCGGATGATGGATGGATGGACCGAGCAGGCCGCCGACGAATCCTTCGCGGTCGAGGTCGCGTCTTCGCTCGTCCTTCCTGCCCAGATCGGCAACGTCTACACGGGCTCGCTTTATCTCGCGCTCGCCTCCCTGCTCGATGCGGAAGCCAAGGCCATCGCCGGCCGGCGCATCGGGCTATTCAGCTATGGATCGGGCTGCTGCGCGGAGTTCTTCGCCGGCACGGTGAAGCCCGAGGCCGCCGCGCTCGTGGCGCAGCTCGAGATCGCCGCGCCGCTCGCCGACTGCGAGCGCATCTGCGTCGCCGATTACGAACGGCTGCGCGCCGAGGACGCCCTCACCGATCGCCGTCCGGCGCCGGGGAGCGCCTCCGCGAGGCAGACGCTCGAAGGTCGCCGCGCCGTCTATCTCGGTGTCGACGCAAACGAGCGGCGCGTCTACGCTGACGCCTGA
- a CDS encoding amidohydrolase family protein: MRNTTILKSFLAFSILATVHCGPGNQSTTGGNGGNGGNGGVGGNGGVGGNGGNGGADCTTNDKAIRLGKLVNPDDGTVIDKAIVVIHEDRISYVGVDEKQIPCGASVIDWTAYTGLPGLVDAHVHFSYQTDGEPGTLPWSRVTWLHNNNPYKLMELARGAAQATLKTGVTTAIDKGGRDYILNNLRAEITSGKTQGPRMFNSIGGISNYKYPASVSAEELKGWVQLQALRGADLVKVWADKCSDQTLECTPTFTADELKLLVDTSHQEGLPIAIHAYHEDTAKLAILAGPDSIEHPEGLDAVDCDTMIEQGTVYVPTIDHNRYYKDNLAFFGYAPELEAKFDAYIQENRATAALAHQLGVKIAMGSDAVFTGFGQNTRELTWLVQAGMTPLEALRAATIHGAESIGVQDEVGKVAVGYYADIIAVEGDPLADINVVIDGVRKVMMGGRVAEF; this comes from the coding sequence ATGCGAAACACGACTATTCTAAAGTCTTTCTTGGCCTTCAGCATCCTTGCGACCGTACATTGCGGCCCGGGAAACCAGAGCACGACCGGCGGGAACGGCGGCAACGGCGGCAACGGCGGCGTCGGCGGCAACGGCGGCGTCGGCGGCAACGGCGGCAACGGCGGCGCTGACTGCACGACCAACGACAAGGCCATTCGGCTCGGCAAGCTCGTCAATCCCGACGATGGAACGGTGATCGACAAGGCGATCGTCGTGATCCACGAAGATCGGATCAGCTACGTCGGCGTGGATGAAAAGCAGATTCCGTGCGGAGCCAGCGTCATCGACTGGACGGCGTACACCGGGCTCCCCGGGCTCGTCGATGCACATGTCCACTTCTCCTACCAGACGGACGGGGAGCCGGGCACGCTTCCCTGGAGCCGTGTGACCTGGCTGCATAACAACAACCCCTACAAGCTCATGGAGCTGGCCCGCGGCGCCGCTCAGGCGACGCTCAAAACCGGCGTCACCACCGCGATCGACAAGGGAGGCCGCGATTACATCCTCAATAACCTGCGCGCCGAGATCACCTCCGGCAAGACGCAAGGACCGCGGATGTTCAACTCCATCGGCGGGATCTCCAATTACAAGTACCCGGCCTCGGTCTCCGCCGAAGAATTGAAAGGCTGGGTGCAGTTGCAGGCGCTGCGCGGCGCCGATCTCGTGAAAGTATGGGCCGACAAGTGCAGCGACCAGACGCTCGAGTGCACGCCGACGTTCACGGCTGACGAGCTCAAGCTGCTGGTCGACACGTCGCACCAGGAGGGTTTGCCCATCGCGATTCACGCGTACCACGAGGACACGGCCAAGCTCGCCATCCTGGCCGGCCCGGACTCGATCGAGCACCCGGAGGGCCTCGACGCGGTGGACTGCGACACCATGATCGAACAGGGGACGGTCTACGTGCCGACCATCGACCACAACCGATATTACAAGGACAACCTCGCGTTCTTCGGCTACGCGCCCGAGCTGGAGGCCAAGTTCGACGCTTACATCCAGGAAAACCGCGCCACCGCGGCCCTGGCGCACCAGCTGGGCGTGAAGATCGCAATGGGCTCGGATGCTGTGTTCACCGGATTCGGTCAGAACACGCGCGAGCTCACGTGGCTGGTGCAGGCCGGGATGACCCCGCTCGAGGCGCTCCGTGCCGCCACCATTCATGGAGCCGAGAGCATCGGCGTCCAGGACGAGGTCGGAAAGGTCGCCGTGGGCTACTACGCCGACATCATCGCGGTCGAGGGCGACCCTCTGGCGGACATCAATGTCGTCATCGATGGGGTCCGCAAGGTGATGATGGGCGGGCGGGTCGCGGAGTTCTGA